In Nitrospira sp., the following are encoded in one genomic region:
- the istA gene encoding IS21 family transposase, whose protein sequence is MVDQERWAEIRRLRHEERGSISGIARRLDLDRKTVRRSLQQTTWQPYRRAAMTETLLTAHADFVRTRASQVNYSARILYQELRASHEYIGSYETVKRGVAPLREGQLQAERALLRFETPPGQQSQIDWGQATVPFRAGPTVVHVFVLTLGFSRRGFYYACADERLAQFLEAHERAFAHFGGHTREHLYDRPRTVCYADETGRRLWNPTFKAFADYWGFEPRVCRPYRAQTKGKVESGVKYLKRNFLPGRTFVDLVDFQTQLDEWTATIADRRIHGTTHEEPLVRFARERNHLVPLADQRAFQQEARVSRIVAEDYLVSLATNRYSVPFRLIGQRVEVQRRGDTVHIFHRDQEIATHPVLPGQHQFRIQPEHGPGASARLARHRRSTVSDRSPRPDALPEVEVRDLAWYEAVCERTASQEGRP, encoded by the coding sequence ATGGTGGATCAAGAGCGGTGGGCGGAGATTCGACGGTTGCGTCATGAAGAGCGGGGATCCATTTCAGGGATTGCGCGGCGGTTGGACCTGGATCGGAAGACCGTGCGGCGCAGTCTGCAGCAGACGACGTGGCAACCCTATCGCCGAGCGGCGATGACGGAGACGCTGCTGACCGCCCATGCCGACTTTGTGCGGACCCGTGCGTCGCAGGTTAATTATTCGGCGCGGATTCTCTATCAGGAACTGCGAGCGAGCCACGAGTACATCGGCAGTTATGAGACGGTGAAGCGAGGGGTGGCGCCGCTGCGTGAGGGTCAGCTGCAGGCGGAGCGGGCCCTCCTCCGCTTTGAGACACCGCCGGGCCAGCAGAGTCAGATTGATTGGGGCCAAGCCACCGTGCCCTTCCGCGCCGGCCCGACGGTGGTGCACGTGTTCGTGTTGACGTTGGGGTTCAGCCGACGTGGGTTCTATTACGCCTGTGCCGATGAGCGGCTGGCGCAGTTTCTCGAGGCCCATGAACGGGCTTTTGCGCATTTCGGTGGCCACACGCGAGAGCATCTGTATGACCGACCGCGAACCGTCTGTTATGCGGATGAGACGGGGCGGCGGCTCTGGAATCCCACCTTCAAAGCCTTCGCCGACTATTGGGGCTTTGAGCCGCGCGTGTGTCGGCCCTATCGGGCCCAGACCAAGGGTAAGGTCGAATCCGGCGTGAAATATCTGAAACGGAACTTTCTGCCGGGACGAACGTTTGTCGATCTGGTGGACTTTCAAACCCAACTTGACGAATGGACCGCGACAATTGCCGACCGCCGCATCCATGGCACGACGCATGAGGAGCCACTCGTCCGGTTTGCGCGAGAACGCAACCACCTGGTCCCGCTGGCGGACCAGCGCGCCTTCCAGCAGGAGGCGCGCGTCTCACGGATCGTGGCCGAGGACTATTTGGTCAGCCTGGCGACGAACCGCTACTCCGTGCCCTTCCGGCTCATTGGTCAGCGGGTTGAAGTGCAACGACGGGGGGACACGGTCCACATCTTTCACCGTGACCAAGAGATCGCGACGCACCCGGTGCTCCCGGGCCAGCACCAATTCCGAATCCAGCCCGAGCACGGCCCTGGAGCCAGTGCGCGTCTCGCCCGCCACCGTCGGTCCACGGTGAGCGATCGGTCCCCTCGCCCCGATGCCTTGCCGGAGGTCGAAGTGCGGGATCTGGCCTGGTACGAGGCGGTGTGTGAGCGCACGGCGTCGCAGGAGGGGCGGCCATGA
- the istB gene encoding IS21-like element helper ATPase IstB, with protein MNAAQLERLRDQLTRLRLLKSRERLEALLQEAAVKELPYADFLDQVLGEEVASKTAKNIAMRTSLARFPFVKSLEVFDFSYQPSLDKKQIQQVATCHFIEHGENVVILGPPGVGKSHLAIGLGLQAIAQGYRVLFTTAAAMIATLTRALTENRLEDKLKLYTIPRLLIIDEIGYLPIDRTGANLFFQLISRRYEKGPMILTSNQSFGAWGEVFGDRVLATAILDRVLHHAITINIRGHSYRLKEKLKAGLVRVEEASTTT; from the coding sequence ATGAACGCGGCGCAACTGGAACGGCTCCGTGACCAACTCACGCGCCTACGGCTCTTGAAGAGTCGGGAGCGGCTGGAGGCCCTCTTACAAGAAGCGGCCGTCAAGGAGCTGCCCTATGCCGACTTCCTCGACCAGGTGCTCGGCGAAGAAGTCGCGTCCAAGACCGCGAAGAACATTGCGATGCGGACGAGTTTGGCGCGATTTCCATTCGTCAAGAGTCTGGAGGTCTTCGACTTCAGCTACCAGCCTTCGTTGGATAAGAAGCAGATTCAGCAGGTGGCGACCTGCCACTTCATCGAGCACGGCGAGAATGTCGTGATCTTGGGGCCGCCCGGTGTGGGCAAAAGCCACCTGGCCATCGGGCTAGGGCTGCAAGCCATTGCCCAGGGCTATCGGGTGTTGTTCACGACAGCCGCCGCCATGATCGCTACGCTGACTCGGGCGCTCACGGAGAATCGGCTGGAGGACAAGCTGAAGCTCTATACCATTCCCCGGTTGCTGATCATTGATGAGATCGGCTATCTGCCCATTGACCGCACCGGGGCCAACTTGTTCTTTCAGCTCATCTCACGCCGCTATGAGAAGGGGCCGATGATTTTGACCAGTAACCAGAGTTTCGGGGCTTGGGGCGAGGTGTTTGGCGACCGGGTGCTGGCGACTGCGATCCTGGATCGGGTGCTCCACCACGCGATCACCATCAACATCCGGGGCCATTCCTACCGGCTGAAGGAGAAACTCAAAGCCGGACTTGTGCGGGTCGAAGAAGCGTCAACGACAACCTAA
- a CDS encoding PIN domain-containing protein, whose translation MPSAKTTKFALLDTTVYIDNFRSGRFTFRLLQSPFVIRCSSVVLHELLRGARTATERKFVLELSRRCQVLTPTEQQWLRAAEILHQLRRREHYEAAKLRERACDVLIALSARSIGARVITTNHADFRVIQRELSFHLVCWE comes from the coding sequence ATGCCTTCGGCGAAGACCACTAAGTTCGCGCTGCTCGATACCACGGTCTACATTGATAATTTCCGATCCGGCCGCTTCACGTTTCGCCTGCTGCAATCTCCTTTCGTCATCCGTTGTTCTTCCGTCGTACTCCACGAATTGCTTCGCGGGGCTCGAACCGCCACTGAGCGGAAGTTTGTTTTGGAATTGAGTCGGCGGTGCCAAGTGTTGACGCCCACGGAGCAGCAGTGGCTGAGGGCCGCCGAGATCCTCCATCAGCTCAGACGGCGAGAGCACTATGAGGCCGCCAAGTTGCGTGAGCGGGCCTGTGATGTGTTGATCGCCCTGTCGGCAAGAAGTATCGGCGCCAGGGTGATCACGACCAATCACGCAGACTTTCGCGTGATTCAGCGGGAGCTGTCCTTTCATCTCGTGTGTTGGGAATAG
- a CDS encoding efflux transporter outer membrane subunit, translated as MPKGEPPATYLEPPELQETLEEVTHRLHQWPEDRWWDQFHNAELTRLIETALRDNPGLKVASARLREAQGLARVEGARLLPFLEADASLTYERISQHGVFAALNAETAGQRILLGMINPLTVRYEFDFWGKYRATLDAALGHAAAEEAERAEVRLRLTTGIARAYFRGQALQQQLELVHAIVELRRRLRMLAETRSTLGIDNDLAVKQAIADYEAAVTRQAAVHDHLDVQRNLLARLMGTGPDDGRHLVTVAGATIPEQMPVPEHLSIGLLVHRPDLAAALYRAYAAARVVKVAKTQFYPTIDLTAFVGFNALTFTKGADKLANFLFSGQSFSYGLAPGLRLPIFEGGRLRGELATRRAEYDTAVDLYNDTLLDALREVADSLSAWQATREMLASHQRVVASLSEDWRLANVRVVSGLDDDREGLRHRYPVLEQEYALRALESDQLVAMVDLIEALGGGYHNPDIEKRPALPAS; from the coding sequence ATCCCGAAGGGTGAGCCGCCGGCGACCTATCTGGAGCCGCCCGAGTTGCAGGAGACCCTGGAGGAAGTGACCCACCGGTTGCATCAATGGCCCGAGGACCGGTGGTGGGACCAGTTCCACAACGCCGAGCTCACCCGACTGATCGAGACGGCGCTGCGCGACAACCCGGGGCTCAAGGTGGCCTCCGCACGCTTACGCGAAGCGCAAGGGCTGGCCCGGGTGGAAGGGGCCCGCCTGCTGCCCTTCCTGGAGGCCGATGCGTCGTTGACCTACGAGCGCATCTCGCAACACGGCGTGTTCGCCGCCTTGAACGCGGAGACGGCAGGACAACGTATTCTCCTCGGCATGATCAACCCGCTCACAGTGCGGTACGAGTTCGACTTCTGGGGCAAATATCGCGCGACGCTCGACGCGGCGCTCGGGCATGCGGCCGCCGAAGAAGCGGAACGGGCCGAAGTCCGACTCCGGCTGACCACCGGCATCGCCCGAGCCTACTTCCGCGGGCAGGCGCTGCAGCAGCAGCTGGAATTGGTCCACGCCATCGTCGAGCTCCGTCGCCGGCTACGGATGCTCGCCGAGACCCGGTCCACCCTGGGCATTGATAATGACCTGGCGGTGAAACAAGCCATCGCCGACTACGAAGCGGCGGTCACGCGCCAAGCTGCGGTGCACGATCACTTGGACGTGCAGCGGAATTTGCTTGCCCGCCTCATGGGCACAGGGCCGGACGACGGGCGCCACCTCGTCACGGTGGCGGGCGCCACCATTCCCGAGCAGATGCCCGTCCCGGAGCACCTCTCGATCGGCTTGCTGGTCCACCGGCCTGATTTGGCGGCGGCCCTGTATCGTGCGTACGCCGCCGCGCGGGTGGTGAAGGTCGCGAAAACGCAGTTCTACCCCACGATCGATCTGACCGCCTTCGTCGGGTTCAATGCGTTGACGTTCACCAAGGGGGCCGACAAGTTGGCGAATTTCCTGTTCTCCGGCCAGAGCTTTTCCTATGGCCTCGCCCCGGGCCTGCGCTTGCCGATCTTCGAAGGGGGCCGCTTGCGCGGCGAACTAGCGACACGTCGGGCGGAGTACGACACGGCGGTGGACCTGTATAACGACACGCTGCTCGACGCCTTGCGCGAAGTCGCGGACAGTCTGAGCGCGTGGCAGGCGACGCGTGAGATGTTGGCATCGCATCAGCGCGTCGTGGCGTCGCTCAGCGAGGACTGGCGGCTCGCCAACGTCCGGGTCGTGTCCGGACTGGACGACGACCGGGAAGGGCTCCGCCATCGCTACCCGGTATTGGAACAGGAATATGCGCTGCGGGCGCTGGAGAGCGATCAACTCGTCGCGATGGTGGATCTCATTGAAGCCTTAGGCGGCGGCTACCACAATCCTGATATCGAGAAGAGGCCGGCGCTGCCGGCGAGTTGA
- a CDS encoding DHA2 family efflux MFS transporter permease subunit has product MTTGDHLETRCLGWHFLLLNLVLGLAYIVVFFSGSYVLMEPYAAGDLGGVRVSFGGWAQSTFLTALALGFPLARWLSDRYGEPRVFCGAFLAYAVASACCATADSIVGFVSARILLGLVGGVILPLSQSLLLKEYPDHLKSVGLAIWGLFTLMPFTVGLVTGGWLTEHWGWRTLFVLNIPLALLIAALAAALFHGRRHEVRQEPVDLVGFVLLFVIFVSFQSMLNGGNDFDWFDDPLLRGLLVVVLVAVPIWIVWELGERRPAMDLRLFAHRNFAVGLLCLCLGFFSIQGLLALFVVHLQLLLGYSSELAGLVFLPMVLLGMPLIAVMHEVAKRLDVRWLACVNSLGFAATFYWIGLFDDPHSFDQIFWPMVLEGVFLGSFFTPLTVLTLHGLSGEQLLRAAEMANILRLAFGGMGITWQGIVLFRRLPFHQLHLSDHFGGRFSASYDALSQFTAKLEALGVDPAVIQRKVQLTMKQAAGILALNDAFLLSSYLCLGIAALVWFARSNRVPLLQPAKALREVQAKKLVKQP; this is encoded by the coding sequence ATGACGACAGGGGATCATTTAGAGACCCGCTGCCTCGGATGGCACTTCCTCCTTCTCAACCTCGTGCTGGGCCTCGCCTACATCGTGGTGTTCTTCTCCGGCTCGTACGTGCTGATGGAGCCGTACGCGGCAGGAGACTTGGGCGGCGTGAGGGTCAGTTTCGGGGGGTGGGCACAATCGACTTTCTTGACCGCCCTGGCTCTTGGCTTTCCCCTCGCCCGCTGGCTCTCCGACCGTTATGGAGAACCCCGTGTCTTTTGCGGCGCCTTCCTCGCCTACGCCGTGGCCTCGGCCTGCTGCGCGACGGCCGACAGTATTGTGGGCTTCGTGTCGGCACGCATCCTGCTCGGTCTCGTCGGCGGCGTCATCTTGCCGCTGAGCCAATCCTTGCTGCTCAAGGAGTATCCCGATCACCTGAAGTCGGTGGGGCTGGCGATCTGGGGGTTGTTCACCTTGATGCCCTTTACGGTGGGGCTGGTGACCGGCGGGTGGCTGACTGAGCATTGGGGCTGGCGTACCCTCTTCGTCCTCAACATCCCCCTGGCGCTGTTGATCGCTGCCCTGGCCGCTGCCTTGTTCCATGGACGACGGCATGAGGTTCGCCAGGAGCCCGTCGATCTCGTCGGCTTTGTCCTGTTGTTCGTAATCTTCGTCAGCTTTCAGTCGATGTTGAACGGAGGCAACGACTTTGATTGGTTCGACGATCCGCTGTTACGCGGCCTGTTGGTCGTCGTCCTCGTGGCGGTCCCGATCTGGATCGTCTGGGAGCTCGGCGAACGCCGGCCGGCGATGGATCTGCGGTTATTCGCGCATCGGAATTTTGCGGTCGGCCTCCTCTGTCTCTGTTTAGGCTTCTTTTCGATCCAAGGCTTGCTCGCTCTCTTTGTCGTGCACCTGCAGCTGTTGCTGGGCTATTCCTCGGAGCTGGCCGGGCTGGTGTTCCTGCCCATGGTCCTGCTGGGGATGCCGCTGATCGCCGTGATGCATGAAGTCGCCAAACGGCTGGACGTCCGCTGGCTGGCCTGCGTGAACAGTTTGGGCTTCGCCGCCACGTTTTATTGGATCGGCCTCTTCGACGATCCCCACTCGTTCGATCAGATCTTTTGGCCGATGGTGCTCGAGGGGGTCTTCCTCGGCTCGTTTTTCACCCCGTTGACCGTGTTGACGTTACACGGCCTTTCGGGGGAGCAACTGCTGCGCGCGGCAGAGATGGCCAATATTCTTCGCCTCGCATTCGGCGGGATGGGAATTACCTGGCAAGGGATCGTGCTCTTCCGCCGGCTCCCCTTTCATCAATTGCACCTCAGCGACCATTTCGGCGGGCGATTCTCGGCGTCGTATGATGCGCTCAGCCAGTTCACGGCGAAACTCGAGGCCCTCGGCGTCGATCCTGCCGTGATCCAGCGCAAAGTGCAACTGACGATGAAGCAGGCGGCCGGCATTCTCGCCTTGAATGACGCGTTCCTCCTGTCGAGCTACCTCTGTCTGGGGATTGCGGCGCTGGTCTGGTTCGCGCGGTCCAACCGCGTGCCGCTGTTGCAGCCGGCGAAAGCCCTGCGTGAGGTGCAGGCGAAAAAGCTGGTGAAGCAACCATGA
- a CDS encoding helix-turn-helix transcriptional regulator, producing the protein MTKTKTKTKTFSSVWDAIADTPEQAANLQARAELMRQIAAIIKAKDWKQADAATHCGVTQPRINDLLRGRVSRFSLDALVNIATALGRRVHVELKVA; encoded by the coding sequence ATGACCAAAACCAAGACCAAAACTAAAACTTTCAGCAGCGTGTGGGATGCAATTGCCGACACCCCTGAGCAGGCGGCCAATCTCCAAGCGCGAGCCGAACTGATGCGGCAGATCGCGGCTATCATCAAAGCCAAGGACTGGAAGCAGGCCGACGCCGCAACCCATTGCGGCGTCACCCAGCCTCGCATCAATGACTTGTTACGCGGACGCGTGTCGCGGTTTTCGCTGGATGCCCTAGTGAATATCGCCACGGCGCTTGGCCGGCGCGTGCATGTGGAGTTGAAGGTCGCGTAA
- a CDS encoding HlyD family secretion protein: MSDTDAIPPPAPQLIEESLHAQRNRRLALVALGLSLAGLAYGGHWWTTARHWVQTDNAYVTGNLVPVAAQAGGIITQVFFEETQFVTRGEVLVRLDANEATTALGQARGRLGDAVRHINALFITQRQLADKLAARRARLDVVRHDLARYRRAVPSGAVSKQILQNAQDHVQALAAEVRETQAEYDALDAQIGGTTVLDHPTVELAKHAFIHAHLEYARQQIRAPASGYVAKRRAQVGDRVKHGTHLMTIVPLDHLWVEANLRETDVADVRPGQPAEVRVDLHGGHHTFRGTVEGLVPGTGSPFALLPPDNSTGNFIHIVERVPVRIALAAEELREHPIRPGLSTVTKIQVSEGGQSVCRRRTSRPRSIRPTSMTTN, encoded by the coding sequence ATGAGCGACACCGATGCCATACCCCCACCGGCACCGCAACTGATCGAAGAATCGCTGCACGCGCAGCGCAACCGGCGGCTGGCGCTCGTGGCGCTCGGGCTGAGTCTAGCCGGTCTCGCCTATGGCGGACATTGGTGGACAACGGCCCGGCATTGGGTGCAAACCGATAATGCCTATGTGACCGGCAACCTCGTGCCGGTCGCGGCGCAGGCCGGCGGGATCATCACGCAGGTGTTCTTCGAAGAGACGCAGTTCGTCACGCGCGGCGAGGTACTGGTCCGGCTCGATGCGAACGAAGCGACGACGGCGCTGGGCCAGGCCCGCGGGCGACTCGGCGACGCGGTCCGGCACATCAACGCGCTCTTCATTACGCAGCGGCAACTGGCGGACAAATTGGCGGCGCGCCGGGCGCGGCTCGACGTGGTCCGCCACGACCTGGCTCGGTACCGGCGTGCGGTGCCCAGCGGCGCTGTGTCGAAGCAGATACTCCAGAATGCGCAGGATCACGTGCAGGCCTTGGCCGCCGAGGTGCGGGAAACCCAGGCGGAATACGACGCGCTCGACGCGCAGATCGGCGGCACGACGGTGCTGGACCATCCGACGGTCGAGCTGGCGAAGCATGCGTTCATCCACGCCCATCTCGAATATGCGCGGCAGCAGATCCGCGCGCCGGCGTCGGGCTACGTGGCGAAACGCCGGGCCCAGGTCGGCGACCGGGTCAAGCACGGCACGCACCTCATGACGATCGTGCCGCTGGACCATCTCTGGGTGGAGGCCAACTTGCGCGAAACCGACGTGGCGGACGTTCGCCCGGGTCAACCGGCTGAAGTGCGCGTGGACCTCCACGGCGGCCACCACACGTTTCGCGGCACGGTGGAGGGCCTGGTCCCCGGCACCGGGAGTCCGTTCGCACTGTTACCGCCGGACAACTCCACCGGGAACTTTATCCACATCGTCGAACGGGTGCCGGTCCGGATCGCGCTGGCCGCCGAGGAACTCCGGGAGCATCCGATCAGGCCCGGCCTCTCCACGGTCACCAAAATCCAGGTCAGCGAGGGAGGGCAATCCGTCTGTCGTCGGCGAACGTCGAGACCGAGGAGTATCAGACCGACGTCTATGACCACGAATTGA
- a CDS encoding LuxR C-terminal-related transcriptional regulator, whose product MAEGRTLKEIASTLGLPPKTLEYHKSKLMEQAGLHTTAELTTYALAHGLTRSSSK is encoded by the coding sequence GTGGCCGAGGGACGGACGCTCAAAGAAATCGCTTCAACACTGGGGCTTCCTCCAAAGACGCTCGAGTATCATAAGTCAAAGCTGATGGAACAAGCTGGCCTCCATACGACGGCTGAACTGACAACGTACGCCTTGGCCCACGGCCTCACCCGCTCATCATCCAAATAG
- a CDS encoding type II toxin-antitoxin system RelE/ParE family toxin yields MKRLRFLGDSLTCLREFPEAARHDAGYQLDKVQRGEQPDDFKPMPSIGKGVEEIRMWDDTGTYRVVYTARLADAVYVLHAFQKKTQATAKRDIELAKKRFTELMRGAQ; encoded by the coding sequence ATGAAGCGACTACGATTCCTTGGGGACTCGCTCACGTGTTTGCGGGAGTTTCCCGAGGCTGCCAGGCACGACGCGGGCTATCAACTGGACAAGGTGCAGCGCGGTGAACAGCCGGACGATTTCAAGCCAATGCCTTCTATCGGCAAGGGCGTCGAAGAAATTCGGATGTGGGACGACACCGGCACATACCGCGTGGTCTACACGGCCAGGCTAGCCGATGCGGTCTATGTGCTGCACGCATTCCAGAAGAAAACGCAGGCGACGGCCAAGCGCGACATCGAGCTTGCCAAAAAGCGATTCACCGAACTGATGAGAGGTGCCCAATGA
- a CDS encoding flagellar hook assembly protein FlgD: protein MIDVSQLTSTGTPPTAEKTGPRQLGQDDFLKLLITQLKNQDPLKPTDNTEFISQLAQFSQLEQTAKQAQLLQKSLDAQTASLQFTLLPMIGRTVTIGQPMVQLTDGPAQFGYTLDKDAAKVLVSIQDQLGQVVRSLEYRDRPAGPHTAAWDGQNQSGTLMPKGTYRYLISAVDSEGKPVNVEGRASLVVSGVRMEEGQAKLLVGDLAVDPSEIVELR from the coding sequence ATGATTGATGTATCCCAACTCACCTCGACCGGAACTCCTCCGACAGCGGAAAAGACAGGACCCCGACAGTTGGGTCAGGACGATTTTCTGAAATTGCTCATCACGCAATTAAAGAACCAAGACCCGTTGAAGCCCACCGACAATACCGAATTTATCTCGCAGCTCGCACAATTCAGTCAGTTGGAGCAGACCGCGAAACAGGCGCAGCTTCTTCAGAAGAGCCTCGATGCACAGACCGCCTCGTTGCAGTTCACGCTGCTGCCCATGATCGGCCGCACCGTCACCATCGGGCAACCGATGGTGCAACTCACCGATGGCCCCGCTCAATTCGGGTACACATTGGACAAGGATGCCGCGAAAGTTCTGGTCAGTATTCAGGATCAACTGGGCCAAGTCGTGCGAAGTCTGGAATATCGCGATCGACCGGCAGGACCGCATACAGCCGCGTGGGACGGGCAAAACCAGAGTGGAACCCTCATGCCTAAGGGAACGTACCGCTATCTCATTTCGGCCGTTGATTCGGAAGGCAAGCCGGTGAACGTGGAGGGGCGTGCGTCGCTCGTCGTGTCCGGGGTGCGTATGGAAGAGGGACAAGCCAAACTCCTTGTCGGTGATTTGGCCGTCGATCCGTCCGAGATCGTTGAGTTGCGATAA
- a CDS encoding sensor histidine kinase encodes MALSRTRIGFLVGSISTLLVGLLVLHLSAEIANSFLSLFPQQIVIRVVIMALIGLPIWYLLQRHERAEEIQRLDEGWAARLHVRSEELLAVNNALVSEVSKRIDTEQSLEANRRDLRLLASQLLHLQEEERRRISRDLHDDINQRLALLSIDIEMLEQQLSHAPVSSTVNRVHTIHTRIAELSDNVRRLAHQFHPSILDDLGVSIALRRLVDDFQARTGIAARFLGKDIPTHVAQDVATCLYRVAQEGLANISRHARAKNIRVDLRRVRDGLQLMISDDGVGFDVNQYEGRRGSLGLLSMRERVSLIAGNLEIQSTPGEGTRVCAWVPFKQKPA; translated from the coding sequence ATGGCCCTATCACGAACTCGAATCGGGTTTTTGGTCGGAAGTATCTCCACCTTGCTGGTCGGATTGCTGGTTCTCCATCTCTCCGCGGAAATTGCAAACTCTTTCTTGTCGTTGTTCCCCCAACAAATAGTTATTCGCGTCGTGATCATGGCCTTGATCGGGCTGCCCATTTGGTACCTTCTACAACGTCATGAACGTGCAGAGGAGATCCAACGGCTCGATGAAGGTTGGGCCGCGCGCTTACATGTACGGAGCGAAGAACTTCTGGCCGTCAATAACGCGCTCGTCAGTGAGGTGTCAAAACGAATCGATACTGAACAGTCACTCGAAGCCAACCGTCGGGACCTTCGCCTGCTCGCCTCGCAGCTGCTTCACCTCCAGGAGGAAGAGCGACGGCGGATTTCACGCGATCTGCACGACGACATCAATCAACGCCTCGCCCTCTTGTCGATCGACATCGAAATGTTGGAACAACAACTTTCCCATGCCCCTGTCAGTAGTACGGTCAACAGGGTGCACACGATTCATACCCGGATCGCCGAACTCTCAGACAATGTTCGTCGCTTGGCCCATCAGTTTCATCCATCCATCCTTGACGATCTGGGTGTCTCTATTGCACTCCGACGTCTGGTCGATGACTTTCAAGCCCGTACCGGTATCGCAGCCCGGTTTCTAGGTAAAGACATCCCCACACACGTGGCGCAAGACGTCGCCACCTGCTTGTACCGCGTGGCACAAGAAGGGTTAGCAAACATTTCCCGCCATGCCAGGGCAAAGAATATTCGCGTCGACCTCCGGCGAGTGCGAGACGGCCTCCAGCTTATGATAAGCGATGATGGAGTGGGATTTGATGTGAATCAGTACGAGGGTCGGCGGGGAAGCCTCGGGTTGTTGAGCATGAGGGAACGCGTTTCACTGATTGCCGGAAACCTGGAGATTCAATCGACACCGGGCGAGGGGACACGTGTCTGTGCGTGGGTGCCGTTCAAACAGAAGCCTGCATGA
- a CDS encoding flagellar hook-length control protein FliK, which produces MTALATHDDAASLDGAATASKDQPEQPSAMAALSTKGDAPAGPIVKVGLQAVVGGADTKTAPADVKIHTASSGEEIGRSRPQSDGLSQNASNLSSGSTPTEGRIDRPMNDAPRIADGVALVRPAALHSEGHAAANGDKDHVESKTAAILSFEDPPQSVSGDGNGESKVSVPLLRGHQSNFDVIKSFVEWRTGQSGSPHDQAEIEVSQAAVGEHQATGGQPIAATITGVHGGVGSSSPLPPPPTTPFVSHAQPAMPGNDLGDKSAQVMGRSVVFNVAQPDLGHVNIRVAITNDVVHTHLSADRPEVGQFLINGQDRLQAALQANGLDMGQFRVDIDRQSAGRSFHHGPSQEQGQTWDQGSQGMKWGQSQERQDETRIPLHGLLNLVA; this is translated from the coding sequence ATGACGGCTCTTGCGACTCACGATGATGCGGCGTCCTTAGACGGAGCGGCTACGGCATCAAAGGATCAACCAGAACAGCCATCGGCCATGGCGGCGCTTTCTACGAAGGGTGACGCTCCAGCAGGTCCGATCGTGAAAGTTGGCCTGCAAGCCGTTGTCGGCGGTGCCGATACAAAGACCGCTCCTGCTGATGTGAAAATTCATACCGCTTCTTCCGGGGAGGAGATCGGTCGCTCTCGTCCACAGTCCGACGGTCTTTCTCAAAACGCGTCCAATCTAAGTTCCGGCTCGACGCCGACTGAGGGAAGGATCGATCGTCCGATGAATGATGCTCCTCGGATCGCGGATGGAGTCGCGCTTGTACGTCCCGCTGCTTTACATTCGGAGGGCCATGCAGCAGCCAACGGTGACAAAGATCATGTGGAATCGAAGACGGCGGCCATATTGTCGTTCGAAGATCCTCCACAATCCGTCAGCGGCGATGGAAACGGTGAATCGAAGGTCAGTGTGCCTTTACTGCGTGGCCATCAATCGAACTTTGATGTGATCAAATCCTTCGTCGAGTGGAGGACCGGTCAAAGCGGCTCTCCGCATGATCAAGCTGAGATTGAGGTATCGCAGGCGGCGGTTGGTGAGCACCAAGCGACGGGGGGACAACCTATAGCGGCGACCATCACCGGAGTTCACGGAGGCGTCGGTTCCAGCTCACCTCTGCCGCCTCCTCCCACCACCCCTTTCGTTAGCCATGCGCAACCTGCCATGCCCGGCAACGATCTCGGAGATAAATCCGCACAGGTGATGGGCCGGTCAGTCGTGTTTAATGTGGCACAGCCAGACTTGGGTCACGTGAACATTCGTGTGGCGATCACGAACGATGTGGTGCATACACATTTATCGGCCGACAGGCCTGAAGTGGGGCAATTCCTCATCAACGGACAGGACCGTCTTCAGGCCGCATTGCAAGCGAACGGATTGGACATGGGACAATTCCGCGTGGATATCGATCGTCAGAGTGCCGGTCGTTCCTTCCACCATGGCCCTTCTCAGGAACAAGGACAGACCTGGGATCAGGGCTCGCAAGGGATGAAATGGGGACAGAGTCAGGAGCGACAGGACGAAACGCGCATACCGCTTCATGGCCTATTGAATTTGGTGGCGTAG